The window TGTCATGGCCATACAGTCTTGCCAGGAGCTGATTGGCGTACAGGAGGCGACCCTCGGGCGTAGAGATAAAAACCCCCACGGGCGCATCCATGAGAAGGTCATGACAGTGTTCGGGGTAGGGACGGACGCTTGAATTGGGTCCATTGGCGGGGAGCCTTCCGGGTTCATTGCGGACTCCTTCACGTCGGTAAGAGAGGCATGTGTATCAGGGATCGACCGGCATTCCGGCATTCTTTTTTGTCGCAAAGATCGTTATGAAAAACAAGCCGAATCGTCTCTTGCCCGGAGTGGACAATGATTGGTACAAAGCGATTGAAAGAACAAGCACGATCCGGGTGTCGTCTGCAAAAAGGCATTAAACCGAAGGTGGCATTGAAAAGGGAGGTCGGCGATGGGAATTCTGTCTTGGATTGTCATGGGCTTGATCGTTGGGGTGCTCGCCAAGTTCATCATGCCGGGCAAAGACCCGGGAGGGATCATCATCACCATTTTGCTTGGCATAGGCGGCGCTTTCGTAGGCGGATTCATTGGATCCTCTCTGGGGCTCGGGCCGGTCACCGGTTTTAATATCGGCAGCATCGTCCTGGCCACAGGCGGCGCCATTCTGCTGCTGGTCGTGTATCGCGCCATCAAGAAGAAATAACCTGCCGTCGCAATCCGACGAGGTTAACGCAAAGGGTGGGCCATGCATCTCTTTTTCGATCTCGACGGCACGCTGACCGACCCATTTGAAGGGATTACCCGCTGCATCGCGCATGCCTTGGCGGTCATGGGTCGGCCGTGCCCCCCGCTTGCCGAGCTGCGCTGGTGCATCGGGCCACCGCTCAGGAAAAGCCTGGCGGTGCTGCTCGGCACGGATGATGATAAACTGGTCGAAGAGGCGGTTTCTGCTTATCGGGAGCGGTTCGGTGCGGTCGGCCTGTTTGAAAATCGGGTCTACGACGGCATCCCCGAAATGCTTCAAACCCTCTCAAGCTTCAGCCACACGCTATATGTGGCCACCGCCAAGCCATGGATTTTCGCCGAACGAATTGTCGATCATTTCGGCCTCAGCGGCCACTTCAAAAGCATCTACGGCTGCGAACTCGATGGCGCACGGGGCGATAAGGCGAGTTTGATCGCCCACATCCTGGATGCTGAATCCATCGATTCGTCCGAAACCGCAATGATCGGGGATCGCGAGCACGACATCATCGGGGCAAAGGCAAACAGGATTCCCGCCTTCGGCGTGCTCTGGGGGTACGGCACCAGGGACGAGTTGGAAGCCTCGGGTGCACGCGCCTGTTTCGGAAGTCCGCGGGAAATCCCAACCGCCTTCAATGGAAAGTCCGATTCCAAATCGCTGTCATTCCCTTCGAGCAGCGCCGCGGACAGGGCGGGCCCAACCGGTAAAGGGGCGCCAGTCTATTGGGATCGACCCCGGCCAGGCAGCCGGCGGCGATGAGGTAGTTGATCAGGGTGGTGCGCACTATGCCCAGCCGGCGCCAGCGCCGGCCCGAGGTGATAGCCGCACCGGGGGCCAGCACGATGCGGCCCAGCCCGGCCATGTTTCGGGCCAGGAAAAGGTCTTCCGCAATGGGCACCTCGGGGAAACCGCCCGCCCGCCAAAAACCTGCTCGACGCATGAACAGGGCCTGGTCGCCGTAAGGCAGCCTGAGCCACCGCACCCGCAGGCGTGCGGCAGCCTCGATCCAGCGCATGGTCCGCCCCTGCAGATCGGTCTTGAACTGGAAGGCGCCCATGGCCACGCGCGGATCCATGAGCACCTCGAACAGCTGCAGATCGAAATCAGCGGACAGGCGGGTATCGGCATGCAGAAAGAGCAGGGCCCGCCCCCGGGCCTTTGCGGCGCCGATGTTCTGCTGCACAGCCCGACCGGGCGACGTGACCAGGACCTCGGCGCCGGCGCGGCGCGCCAGCAGCGGTGTCTGGTCGCGGCTGCCGCCGTCGACCACGAGGGTTTCGACGCCCGGCCGCAAGGTCTGTTCCACGGCTGCGGCGATGCGCGGCGCCTCGTTCAGAGCCGGAATGACGACACTCAGGTAGGGCCGGCGCCAATCATAAGCCGGCCGCCAGGCGCGCAGATCCTCGGGCGTGTCCATGTCGTCGAGGGGCGGCAGCAGGGCCGCCGACAGGCCTTGCCGCCTGGCCAGATCCAGGCTCTGGTCGAGCACCCGGCCGGTCCCCCACGCGATGCCGTCGAACACCCCCGCCGGCCGCCGAGTTCCCACCAGCCAGTAACCGCCGTCCCGGCTCGGCCCGAACACCAGGTCGTGGGAGTCCAGGGCCGCGAAAGCCTGCGCCAGGTGGGATGCGGACAGGCCGGGAACATCGGTTCCCACCAGCACCGCCTGGCGTGCGCCCGTCGCCAGTGCGTTTTCAAGGGCGCTTTGCATGCGTTGGCCCAGATTCCCCTCCTCCTGGGGATAAAGGCCGACCCGCCGGCCGGCCAGCCAACGCCCCATCTGCGCCGGCGTACCGCCGGTATAGGCAAACGCCACCGGCGCCAGACCGGCACGCGTCATCGTCGCCAGGGTTCGCTCGGTCAGTTCGCGCTGAAGCTCGGCCGCCCCCAAAGGCCCGAGCAACGGTATCAACCGGGTTTTGGTCTCTCCCGGGCGCGGATAGCGGCCGAACAGGATGAGTCGGCGTTGGGCGAATGGCGGCGTCATCGACGGGCGGCGTTTCCTTTCCAAGCAGGATATGCAATTTCTATCATGGGTGCAGGCCATAGTCCATTGTCCGGCTTGCCAGCAATTTTGCCTGAATGTGATTCACCCTGAAGGACGTGCTTTTCAATAATATTTTGAAGTTTACACCCGCATCACAATGGAGATGGCAGGCCCGGGTGGGGCAGGTGGCCAGGGCCACGTGAGCCTGCGGTCTTAGAGCCAGTTAAATGCATACGGCGGACAAGCGGCCCAGACTGTTTGAGCGCAGCGAGTTTCTGGGCCGCCCGCCGTGCATTTTACTGGCTCTTGACCGCTTGGCGTGTGGCATCGGCCACCTGTTCCACCCGGGCCGGATTTAATGAATCGCATTCCGTTGGAATCGCTGACGGCCCGCAATTCCGCTTGACGGACCGCACGTTTTCCCCTATCAATCATCGCGATGGATTCAATCAAGCCATCCAAGGCTTGATTCCAAGATGAGTTATGCCATAGGCTCAGCCACCCAGACTCATGTCGGGTGGCTGTTTTCTTTGGGGTAATAAACCGTGAAGCTGCTGGTTATCGACAACTACGATTCGTTCACCTACAACCTGGTGCAGATGTTTCGCCAGTACCCGTTGACGGTGGAGGTCTATCGCAGCGACGCCATCGATCTGGACCGTTCCGAAGCCCTCGGGCCCGATTATATACTGATCAGCCCCGGACCCAAGGATCCGGCCAGCGCCGGCATCTCCATGGACCTGATCCGGCACTGGTACCAACGTGTTCCCATTCTGGGGGTCTGCCTGGGAATGCAGTGCCTCAACGAAGTGTTCGGCGGCCGCACCGTTCCGGCCCGCCACCCCATGCACGGCAAGACCAGCCCGGTCACCCACTTCGGCAAAGGAATCTTCGCCGGTTTGCCCAATCCCTTTCGCGCGGCCCGCTATCACAGCCTGGCCGTATCGCCGGCTCCCGCGGCGCTGGAGAAAGAACTGGTTATCTCCGCCCGCAGCGACGATTACACCATCATGGGGATGTGCCACCAGCGATACCCACTGTGCGGCGTGCAATTCCACCCGGAAAGTTTTCTCACCGAACACGGCTTCACCCTGGTGGAAAACTTTCTCAAACTCGGACCCATGGAAAATCCCCATGACCAACGCATCGCCCACTAAACCGCCGATCCCTCCGGCCACCCTGACCGGCGTGCACGTGCAGCCTTACCCGCTGAAAATGCCGTTCATCGATCTGGCCGCACGCTTCGCCCATCTGCCCGGTACGGTCGTGTTGCTCAGCGGCGGCGAGCAGGACAGTGCCCGCCACCATCTTCTGGGTATCGATCCCTGGATGACGCTGCGAAGCCGCAAAAACCGCATGGCCCTCAGCCTCGACGATCGCTCCTTTGAACTCTCCGGTTCGGCCAGCGATCTGCTTCGCCAGATCGTCGACACGGTGCGGCTGCCCGAGGGCGATTGGCCCGGCCCTCTGGCCGCCGGGCTGATGGGCTACCTGGCCTACGATCTCAAGGACGACATCGAACGGCTGCCCAAAACCAGCGTGGACGACCTGCGACTGCCGCACATGCTGTTAACGGCGCCGTCCCTCGTCGTGGTGCATGATCGAAAAACCGAATCGACCCGGCTGATGGTCCCGTTGCGCCGGGAACCCGAAACCGATGCGGTTCGCATCGTGTCCCGATTCCATGACGCCGTGAACACATTCCCGGTGGAGAGCGAAGCCTTTACCATCGGAGCTCAAGGCCCCTCCGCCAATTTCACGGCCGACGGGTACCGCACTGCGGTGCAGCGGATCATCGACTATATCGGTGCCGGCGATGTCTACCAGGTCAACCTCTCCCAGCGATTCAGCGTGCCATTTCAGGGCAGTGCCTTTGCCTACTTCCGGCGGCTTTTCACCCTGAACCCGGCCCCCTTTTTCGCGTTCGTCCAAGCCGGCGACCACCAGATCGTCTCCACCTCGCCCGAACGCTTCCTGCTGCAAAACGGCCGCCGTGTAGAAACCCGGCCGATCAAAGGGACGCGCCCGCGCGGCGGCACGGCCGAAAAGGACGAGGCCATGCGCCGGGAACTGCTCGAGAGCCCGAAAGACGATGCCGAGCTGTCGATGATCGTCGACCTACTGCGCAACGACATCGGCAAAGTGTGCCGGGCCGGCAGCGTCACGGTGGCCCATCACAAACGCCTGGAGGCCTACGACAATGTCTACCACCTGGTCTCGATCATCGAAGGCGAACTGGATGAAGACCGGAACAGCGCGGATCTGATCCGGGCTGCCTTTCCCGGCGGTTCGATCACCGGCTGCCCCAAGGTTCGCGCCATGGAGATCATCGACGAACTGGAGCCCTGCCGGCGACATGTCTATTGCGGCAGTATCGGCTATATCAGCTTCCACGACACCATGGATCTGTCCATCGCCATCCGCACGGCAACGATCACCGGCGGATCGCTCTGCTTCTCCGTGGGCGGCGGCATCGTCTTCGACTCCGACCCCCAGGCCGAATACGAAGAGACCCTTCACAAGGGCCGAACCCTTATGGCCGCGTGCCAGAACGAATGCACGCTGCCGGCGCCCGAGACCATCGTGTGGCACAACGGTCGACTGATGCGTGCGGCGGATACCCGCGTCTCCATCGCCGACCAGGGCCTGCTCTATGGCTTCGGCCTCTTCGAAACCATACGGGTGGATCGCGGCGCCGTCCCACTGCTCGACGGCCACGTGGCCCGCTTCGACCGCAGTTGGCGCGCCCTGATGCCCGACGACCCGCCCGACCTGACATGGGCCGACGTCATTGCCCAGGTGGTCGCCGCCAATGACCTGTCCCGACGCTGCGCCGCCGTTAAAATTCTGGCCACCCGCGGCAGCCGCGATCGAGCGCCCTGGGACCATGCCCTGTTCGTGACCGCGCGACCCTACAGCCACCGGCTGAAGACGCTGAACACACCCGGCATCAGACTAGGCACCTTCCCCCACCCACGCCAGAGCCCCCTGGCCGGCCACAAGACCCTCAACTATCTTTACTACCTGAAAGGCGGTCAATGGGCCAGGGAGAACGGATACGACGAAGCACTGGTGCTCAATCCGGACGGAAGCGTTTCGGAGACACACACCGCCAATCTTCTGATCGTAAACAGCGCCGAAGTGATCCGCCCCGCATCGCCGACCGTCCTGCCAGGCGTGATGGCCGAAGCCGCCTGCCGGCTGCTGGCTCAGTGGGGATATCGTATCCACGAAACCATCGTCCGGCCCGAAATGCTGCTTCAGGCCGACCAGGTACTCGCCGCCAATGCCCTGATGGGGACCGTGCCGGTCATCGGCGTCGATAACAAGGTCCGCCCCGAAGGCGGAGATCTCTGGCGACGAGTCAACGACGCGATTCTTCCCCATTGGAACGCAGACTGAATGCGCCTTCGGTGCAAGGAAACATTCGAGCCCTACAATTTGATGACCCCGTCTCCGGTCATTGCTCTGAATCGCCCAAAAAAGCACAAGATCCAGCCACGCGAAATTTTGGGTTGACAGCCCGTTCTATTTTTCCTAAGTCATCCGCGAACGTCGACATGACGAAAAGCGGCTCAGCGGGTATCCCATCATCGCAACCATTAACGCCCTTGAGCCCCGCGATAGCGATAATCGCGTCTTGCCCTGCCGCGCAGGTATGTCCGAAAGCCCGTCTGGCTTTAAGACCCGATCGGTCCGATCGCTCTCATATCTGAAGCATGTCTCGGAACCTCCGCCCATCTCTCATGGGACCGCGCGGCGAGATGAACAGGCTGTCACACACGCCAATCGACCATTTCTGAAACGTGAGGATCTCCCACTCTGTGTTGCGTTGTCTTTTTTTGCGTCACGGCGGCGACTCGACCGCGGCGCGTATGTTCTTCCGGCGTGCGAACGCATTCTGACGGAAATCGATGGTTCATCCCAATGTTATCCGGGCTGATCCTTTTGCGAAGGATGCCCCAACCCAAGTAAAGAAGAAAAAGAAAAGGAGGAATCCCCATGCCGACCCCAGCTTACCTGACCATCCAAGGCGCCAGCCAGGGCCACATCACCGAAGGCGCTTTTACCATCACCAGTGTGGGAAACGTCTACCAGGAGGGCCACGAAGACGAAATCCTGATCCAGGGATTCAAACACGAGGTGACCGTACCGACCGATCCGCAGAGCGGGCAGCCTACCGGCCAACGCGTGCACCGACCCCTGGTCGTCACCAAGGTGTTCGACAAATCTTCGCCCATGCTCTACACGGCACTCTGCTCGGGCGAAAAGCTCAACACCTGCACGCTCAAATGGTTCCGGACAGATCCGTCCGGCACTCAGGAGCACTACTTCACCATCGAGCTCGAAGACGCGATCATCACCGACATCACAGCGCACATGCCCAATTGCCAGGACCCGGGAATGGTCCACTTCACCCATCTGGAAGAAGTCTCCTTCACCTACCGAAGCATCACCTGGACCCATGAAGCGGCCGGAACCTCGGGCTCGGACGACTGGCGGTCACCCAAAGAGTAAGCACGGAGGCAAAATGGCCGGTCACACGGCATCCAATCAATCCCGCTTTCACTTCCGGGCCGGCGGCATCTCTTTTAGGGTGGCCGCCTTCAAGGCCCGGGAGGACCTGTCCGAGTTGTACCGTGTGGAGTTGAATCTGGCCGTCGAAGAAGAGATCGAAACGGATGCGGCCTTGGGCCATAGCGGTCTGCTGACCATCGACAGCAACGATGGCGATCGGTTCTTCCATGGCGTCGTATACCTCTGCCGGCACACCGGTCGATCGGGACGGTTCCATCTTTACGACGCTCTGCTGATGCCACAGGCCGCCCTGCTCGATCTGCGCCACGACTGCCGGATCTTCCAGGATCTGGATGTGCCCGGTATCGTGGCCCAGGTCTTCGAGGAGGCCGGCATCACTCCAGAGGCCTATGTCTTCCGTCTTCAAGAGAAGTATATCCGGCGAAATTATTGTGTACAGTACCGCGAAAGCGATCTGCATTTCATCCGCCGCCTGCTGGCCGAAGAAGGCATCTTCTTTTTCTTCGAACACGGCCGGGATCAGCATCGGATGGTCTTTGGCGACGGCACGGTGTGTTATCCCCCCCTTCCCGACGGAGAACCGATATCGCTGAACCCTGGAGGCGGTCTATCGGCCGACCGGGAGACCATCCTGACGATCCAGCACGAGCGACGCATCACGAGCGGCCGCTATACCCAGCGCGATTTCAACTTCAAAAAGCCGGCCCTTGACCTCACCACCGGCGATCAGTGCGACCGCTTCGCCCGCCTCGAACGCTACGATTATCCCGGCATCTATGCACTGCCCGAAAATGGCCGCCGACTGGCTAGGGTACGCCTGGAGCAGACGGTGATGACCCGCCGCACGATCAAGGGGCAGGGCGTGGTGGCCCGCTTTGTTCCCGGGTTTACGTTCCATTTGGACAGCGGCGATAGTGCAGGAGATTTTCTGCTCCAGTCGATCGTTCACCGCGGCGAGCAGCCCCAGGTGCTGGCCGAACGAAGCGACCATGGCCGGGGCACCCGATATATCAACGACTTCGAGGCGCTGCCCGCCGATGTGCCTTTCCGACCCGCACCTATGCAAAAGCCTACGGTTCCGGGTGTCCAGACCGCCATCGTCTCCGGACCCAAAGACGAAGAAATTTACACCGACCGGTACGGGCGGGTAAAGGTCCGTTTTCACTGGGACCGCCGGGGTCGGTCCGGCGATCGCAGCTCGTGCTGGTTGCGGGTGAGCCAGAGCTGGGCCGGCACGGGCTGGGGCAGCATGTTCATCCCGCGCATTGGCCAGGAGGTGGTGGTCGACTTCCTCGAAGGCGACCCGGATCGCCCCCTGATCACCGGCCGGGCCTTTCACGGCGAAAATCCGCCACCCTACGACCTGCCCGCCCACAAAAGCATCTCTACGTTCAAAAGCCTCTGTACACCGGGCGGCGGTGGCTTTAACGAAATCCGTTTCGAGGATCGACATGCGCAAGAACACATCTTCGTCCATGCCCAGCGGGACATGGACCTGCAAGTAAACAACGACCGACGCACCCGCGTGGGCGCCAATGCCCACACTCGCATCGAAAAGGATGTGATCGAAGCGATTGCGGGCGACGCCCACCTCACAGTTCACGCCGACAGCATCCAGCAGGTCGACGGCAGCGTGTCCCAAACCGTCGGCCGCGACCGTCAGGAGAGGGTCGCCGGCCATTACGGCCTGGCCAGCGATCGCCAGATCCATATCGACGCCGGCACCGAATTGTTGATTTCGGCCGGCAAGACCCTGACCCTCAAGGCCGGGGCCGGATTCATGACCATCGATGCGGACGGGGTGTCGCTGGTCGGCCCCCGCATCAAGCTCAACAGCGGTGGCAGCCCGGGAACGGGCCGCGGCTGTATTGTCCAGGCCCCGCGGCAGCCCCAGGAGGTGATCGGGGCGTTGCCCGGCCAAACCGATGGTCCACCGGCCGCCGGAAGAGATTCACACGGGAAAGCGTCACCCGATGATGTGGCCATGGAACCGAATCGGAAAAACGACTGCAACCTGCCCGATGTCGAAAACCTGTCGGCTTGCTTTCAGCATGCAAAGACCCTGGCCGATTCCAAAATCGATCTGTCCGCATGGTTGCAAACAGGCTATGACATCGACGGCCCGACGCGGATGACAAAACCCGGGCCGCTCGATTCGTCTTTCAACGCCATCTGGAACCGGGACGTGCCGACTGGAGAGTATGGCCTGCGCCTGAATGGTTTTTGCCTTGATGCGGAGGCGATCAAGGGATCTCAAGGGATGGAAACACAGGACAAATGCGATGATTCATGAGCGCATCCACCGTATCGACATCGGGTGGCAGGATCTGTTCAAGCCGATCCAGGGACTCAAGACCGCACCGGAGAATGATCCATTGATCAATCAGATCGCCATCCGCAAGGAGACCCTGCCCATCATCCTGGTTCCCGGCATCATGGGCAGCCGTCTCAAACAAGCCGCGGGTGGGGATAAGGTGTGGGATCCGGATGCCAAGGGATTCATGCTGATAAAGTATGGGCGGATTTTTATCACCCCCGAGGATCGCAAAAAGTATCTCATCGGGGATACAATTTACAGCGATGGTTTCCTGGTCGTCGATCCGGACAACGCCGAAGTGCCCGAACCGGGAAGAGATCGCGGATGGGGCACGGTGGCCTGGCAGCATTACGGCAGCCTGCTCGGCGCCCTGGCCGGCCACGAGTGGCCCGCGACTTTGGATGTCTGCTTCGACCTTCCGGTGTACGCCTTCGGCTACAACTGGACCGATTCCAGCCACGCCTCGGGCCGGGCCCTGGCGGACTACATCGACCGGGTGATCGATGAACAGGGCCGGATCCAGCCCTGCCGGCAGGTGATCCTGGTGACCCACTCCATGGGCGGGCTGGTGGCCCGCTCGGCCTGCAAGCTGCACGGCGCCGAATCCAAAGTGCTGGGGGTGCTGCACGGCGCCCAGCCCGCCTTCGGGGCCCCGGCCGCCTACCAGCGCATCAAGCACGGGTTCCGGGAGCTGGACGGCTCGCTGTGGGACTGGCTGTGCCATCCGATCCGCAAGATCTCCGACACGCTCACCGAACGGGTGCTGGGCGACGAAGGCCCTGAGGTGACCCTGCTCATGGCCCACATGCCCGGCGGCCTGGAGCTGCTGCCCACCCGGGCGTACCGCACCAACGAGGGCCGCGCCGAGTGGCTGCACTACCGGGGCCGCCACGGCCACAGCCTCGATCTGCCCCGCCGGGGCGATCCCTACGACGAAATCTACGGCGCCAAAGAGGCCCCCTTTCGCTTGATCGATCCCCGGTGGCTGGGAGAAAAAACCAGTCGCAAAAACAGCCGCCATACAAGTGAAGACAAAAGTGCGTGGCACAATTTCTCCTTCAATTTAAACAAGGCCAAGGTATTCCATGAGAATCTCGGCAACTACGCCCATCCCGAAACCTACCAGTTTTACGGTACGGCGCTCGAAACCCCAGATCGCATCGAAATCGGCTGCCAGAAGTTTTCCGGCCGGCAGCTCTTCGACCTGCAGCATCTGGAGGGCAAGCACTTTTTCGAGTTCCGCGACGCGCACAACCAGGTGATCGATACCGATCGCGATATGTATCTGGACGATCCGGCGGCCTTCGAGATCCCCAACCGCTGGCACACCGAATCGATCTGGGCTTACGCGGTATCGCCGCCCACAGGCTCGGGCGACGGCACGGTGCCCGACGCATCGGGCCGTGCCCTGGCCGCCCGCCCCAGTTTTTACGACAAGGGCCCCGACGGAACGGTGTCCATCGATGCCGACGATGAAAACGACCATGCCCGAACCCACGACCGGATCTTTAACACGGCGACGGCCCGGCACATCACGATAAAGGTGATTGAAAACCTATGCAAAGCCAAGATCAGACACGAAACCGGCGCATGAGCCCCATCTTTTGCAGATGGGCGGCCGCCCTGGCAACAGTTGCCATCATGGCCGGCTGCGCCCCAACGAACAGGAACCAACCCATGCACCGTTTCAACGAACACACGCGCACCTGCGGCGTCGGCCGCTTTGTCGTCGACATCCCTGCCGCCATGACCTTTTCCGGCGGATACTCTTTTCAGGGTCGCAAAATCGAGGAAATCGTCTGGCAAGACAAAGAAGACCCCCTAAATACTTGGAACCATCACATTGAAAAAATTAACCGACGCGAGGCGCCTAAAGGGGTGTCCAGTGCGCTCATCGAAGAGCGGGAGATCGCTGGAATCGGAGTGTGGTGTAAAACGGTACTATACTTCAATGAACCGTTGGATCCCCACTATGGCGCCATGGATTTGTTGCTCAATACGGGTCCAACCGGCTTATGGATCAAGGCGTGGGACAAAAAGCTCTCTGCCAAGGAGACGATCTATGAAATTTCCACCGACATCGCCCGGGCCTATCGTGCCCCGGAAAAGCGGTTCAACCGTGTCGAGGTCGTCGACGGCCGCGATGCCTTTTACCTGCGGTACGGTGCCGTCGATCTGCCCTTCGAATATAAAGAGAGCGTGGATATCGTCTTTCGGGAACATGCGTTGGACGATCGGCTCAAAATTCATATCATGACCTGGGTGGTGCACGAGGAAAACAAGATCGGCCTGTTGGAGCGGGCGGCCAACTCCCTGATGATGAAGCTCGTCGGAGATCTGAAGATCGAGAAGCTGCGTTCCGGCCAGCGCACGGTCGCAGGCCTGCCGGGCGAAGAGTTGATCGAAAGATTTACGGAAAACGGCCGCAATACCCTGTCCTTCACCTGGATGCATTTGGGGAAAAAGGATTCCGCCCATTGGCCCAGGGTCGTCGTCGATATGGAATCCAGGGACGGACACCTGGAAGAAAAACTATACCTGTGGGATGCGCTCCTCGATTCCATGTGCGCGGCAGGCAGACAGGATCGCTGACCGACATCTCAAAGGATCATAACGATGAAGGAGGACCCCTTGCCCGGTTTGGCCCGGCTCGGAGACAAGGCCCGCGCGGAAAAAGACAGCCACGGGTGTCCGGAATGCAGCCATACGGTGATCGGCCCCGCCGTGACCGGGTCCGACACCGTCCTGATCAATCAAAAACCCGCATTGCGATTGGGCGACACGGGAAAGCACGCCCAGTGCTGCGGCGCCAATGTCTGGACCGTGGCCGGGGCGAGCCAGTCGATTTATATCGACGGCCGGCCAGCAGCCCGGGTGGGCGACATCACCCGGCATTGCGGCGGCATGGGCGCTATCGTGGAGGGCAGCCCTGACATCGAAGCCGGCGAATAACCGCCTCGTCATT is drawn from Desulfatitalea tepidiphila and contains these coding sequences:
- the pabB gene encoding aminodeoxychorismate synthase component I — its product is MTNASPTKPPIPPATLTGVHVQPYPLKMPFIDLAARFAHLPGTVVLLSGGEQDSARHHLLGIDPWMTLRSRKNRMALSLDDRSFELSGSASDLLRQIVDTVRLPEGDWPGPLAAGLMGYLAYDLKDDIERLPKTSVDDLRLPHMLLTAPSLVVVHDRKTESTRLMVPLRREPETDAVRIVSRFHDAVNTFPVESEAFTIGAQGPSANFTADGYRTAVQRIIDYIGAGDVYQVNLSQRFSVPFQGSAFAYFRRLFTLNPAPFFAFVQAGDHQIVSTSPERFLLQNGRRVETRPIKGTRPRGGTAEKDEAMRRELLESPKDDAELSMIVDLLRNDIGKVCRAGSVTVAHHKRLEAYDNVYHLVSIIEGELDEDRNSADLIRAAFPGGSITGCPKVRAMEIIDELEPCRRHVYCGSIGYISFHDTMDLSIAIRTATITGGSLCFSVGGGIVFDSDPQAEYEETLHKGRTLMAACQNECTLPAPETIVWHNGRLMRAADTRVSIADQGLLYGFGLFETIRVDRGAVPLLDGHVARFDRSWRALMPDDPPDLTWADVIAQVVAANDLSRRCAAVKILATRGSRDRAPWDHALFVTARPYSHRLKTLNTPGIRLGTFPHPRQSPLAGHKTLNYLYYLKGGQWARENGYDEALVLNPDGSVSETHTANLLIVNSAEVIRPASPTVLPGVMAEAACRLLAQWGYRIHETIVRPEMLLQADQVLAANALMGTVPVIGVDNKVRPEGGDLWRRVNDAILPHWNAD
- a CDS encoding anthranilate synthase component II, which produces MKLLVIDNYDSFTYNLVQMFRQYPLTVEVYRSDAIDLDRSEALGPDYILISPGPKDPASAGISMDLIRHWYQRVPILGVCLGMQCLNEVFGGRTVPARHPMHGKTSPVTHFGKGIFAGLPNPFRAARYHSLAVSPAPAALEKELVISARSDDYTIMGMCHQRYPLCGVQFHPESFLTEHGFTLVENFLKLGPMENPHDQRIAH
- a CDS encoding GlsB/YeaQ/YmgE family stress response membrane protein, which encodes MGILSWIVMGLIVGVLAKFIMPGKDPGGIIITILLGIGGAFVGGFIGSSLGLGPVTGFNIGSIVLATGGAILLLVVYRAIKKK
- a CDS encoding alpha/beta hydrolase; amino-acid sequence: MIHERIHRIDIGWQDLFKPIQGLKTAPENDPLINQIAIRKETLPIILVPGIMGSRLKQAAGGDKVWDPDAKGFMLIKYGRIFITPEDRKKYLIGDTIYSDGFLVVDPDNAEVPEPGRDRGWGTVAWQHYGSLLGALAGHEWPATLDVCFDLPVYAFGYNWTDSSHASGRALADYIDRVIDEQGRIQPCRQVILVTHSMGGLVARSACKLHGAESKVLGVLHGAQPAFGAPAAYQRIKHGFRELDGSLWDWLCHPIRKISDTLTERVLGDEGPEVTLLMAHMPGGLELLPTRAYRTNEGRAEWLHYRGRHGHSLDLPRRGDPYDEIYGAKEAPFRLIDPRWLGEKTSRKNSRHTSEDKSAWHNFSFNLNKAKVFHENLGNYAHPETYQFYGTALETPDRIEIGCQKFSGRQLFDLQHLEGKHFFEFRDAHNQVIDTDRDMYLDDPAAFEIPNRWHTESIWAYAVSPPTGSGDGTVPDASGRALAARPSFYDKGPDGTVSIDADDENDHARTHDRIFNTATARHITIKVIENLCKAKIRHETGA
- a CDS encoding Hcp family type VI secretion system effector; this translates as MPTPAYLTIQGASQGHITEGAFTITSVGNVYQEGHEDEILIQGFKHEVTVPTDPQSGQPTGQRVHRPLVVTKVFDKSSPMLYTALCSGEKLNTCTLKWFRTDPSGTQEHYFTIELEDAIITDITAHMPNCQDPGMVHFTHLEEVSFTYRSITWTHEAAGTSGSDDWRSPKE
- a CDS encoding type VI secretion system Vgr family protein, with the protein product MAGHTASNQSRFHFRAGGISFRVAAFKAREDLSELYRVELNLAVEEEIETDAALGHSGLLTIDSNDGDRFFHGVVYLCRHTGRSGRFHLYDALLMPQAALLDLRHDCRIFQDLDVPGIVAQVFEEAGITPEAYVFRLQEKYIRRNYCVQYRESDLHFIRRLLAEEGIFFFFEHGRDQHRMVFGDGTVCYPPLPDGEPISLNPGGGLSADRETILTIQHERRITSGRYTQRDFNFKKPALDLTTGDQCDRFARLERYDYPGIYALPENGRRLARVRLEQTVMTRRTIKGQGVVARFVPGFTFHLDSGDSAGDFLLQSIVHRGEQPQVLAERSDHGRGTRYINDFEALPADVPFRPAPMQKPTVPGVQTAIVSGPKDEEIYTDRYGRVKVRFHWDRRGRSGDRSSCWLRVSQSWAGTGWGSMFIPRIGQEVVVDFLEGDPDRPLITGRAFHGENPPPYDLPAHKSISTFKSLCTPGGGGFNEIRFEDRHAQEHIFVHAQRDMDLQVNNDRRTRVGANAHTRIEKDVIEAIAGDAHLTVHADSIQQVDGSVSQTVGRDRQERVAGHYGLASDRQIHIDAGTELLISAGKTLTLKAGAGFMTIDADGVSLVGPRIKLNSGGSPGTGRGCIVQAPRQPQEVIGALPGQTDGPPAAGRDSHGKASPDDVAMEPNRKNDCNLPDVENLSACFQHAKTLADSKIDLSAWLQTGYDIDGPTRMTKPGPLDSSFNAIWNRDVPTGEYGLRLNGFCLDAEAIKGSQGMETQDKCDDS
- a CDS encoding HAD family hydrolase, translating into MHLFFDLDGTLTDPFEGITRCIAHALAVMGRPCPPLAELRWCIGPPLRKSLAVLLGTDDDKLVEEAVSAYRERFGAVGLFENRVYDGIPEMLQTLSSFSHTLYVATAKPWIFAERIVDHFGLSGHFKSIYGCELDGARGDKASLIAHILDAESIDSSETAMIGDREHDIIGAKANRIPAFGVLWGYGTRDELEASGARACFGSPREIPTAFNGKSDSKSLSFPSSSAADRAGPTGKGAPVYWDRPRPGSRRR